Genomic window (Gelria sp. Kuro-4):
CACGTCTAGAGCGGCCAGCGAGGCAACAAGTTTTGTCGCGTCCTGGTCAGGCAGGCGCGCGGCGAGCCCACAGCTGGAGCTTATCTCCCGCGGCACGGGCACTAGCTTAGCTGCCCCTTTTTCCTTAAAAGCGCTGTCGAACTTAAGGGCTGCATGGGTGCTGGGGAAGGTAATCACCAGGTACGGTTGGGCGGGGGTGTCCATGTTCCCACCCTACCCTTTGGTG
Coding sequences:
- a CDS encoding DUF3343 domain-containing protein, which codes for MDTPAQPYLVITFPSTHAALKFDSAFKEKGAAKLVPVPREISSSCGLAARLPDQDATKLVASLAALDVEYEEIYRLVPGAKPRCLAPSPGR